The Lolium rigidum isolate FL_2022 chromosome 2, APGP_CSIRO_Lrig_0.1, whole genome shotgun sequence genomic interval GGAAGTGGGGGCGGCTACACATGTGAAGTTCGAGGTCTTACctttcgggtgaaaacccaaggtccggccttaactagttgtgcctggcaatgtccttgttgaaggcattgttttgagagcgaagactatcttcagtggtgaaaacctaagatctttgatcgggcgacgacgactGGTGcacttgttcccttcttggaggcatcgcttttgaAGAGTCCGATTTTcgggtgttgttttggtggtggttgtattactgttgctagggctgtgatactgtagcggaacttttatttcttagtttttttctctttttggctgtgtgcatccgtaatgttttagggcattgcgttgttgcagaagctgagtgtaattggtatcctttgatattaatatattccctttatcgaaaaaataataatttcacaaATAAGTGCAGATGTGATCTATATCGCCGTAAAGTTGTGCAAAAAAAATATTGTTTTGGGTTGTGCAAAAATGACAGAATTATGATTCCGAGAAGGTGAAACAAACTTGATTTCGATCCCAGATTTTTTTTGGTTAATGTATAGATTGCATCGGAGCATATGTATGCATACAAATTTACACACACATAGTAGAAATGTAAGTGTGTGTGTATTTTTTTTTATGAGAAACGTTTTTAAAAATAAAGGGCTCCAGGGAGCTCGGGAACTAAAGGGGTTTTTCTCTCAAGTTCTCGACTACTTTGAAACTAGCATTTTGCAGCCCTGTTATTCTGAAACATTGTAGTGATGCTGGATAATAAGTTAACAATATGAGTCTTTTGTGTTCTTGTTCATCTCTTTGCGGGTTTTTTTTTTGGCTCTAAATATATCGAGAATTCGAGACCAAACATGTCGTGGCCTATTCCAAATCAGATCACCAAGAGGTTCTTACTTCAAGATGCTAATGATTAATGATTACAGATCCTGCTATTACTCATTTGTCTACAAGCAGATGTGACAAAATCCATCACTCAGCCGTGCATGTAACATGGCATATGCACACATTCACCAAACACTGCATTGGTTGTTTCTGTTCGTACAGTAGTGTCTGAACTACTGTATTACTATCTCACAAAAAAACTACCATATTACTAAGTCACGACAAAACTTAAGCATTGTGAGGCTTGTCATAGAAGTGTGAGAAACAAACTGAAATAGAAAGTGTGGGAAGCAAACATTCACCAAACGCTAGCCACCATTGAAAGGAGTAATTCTCGATCTCTCCATTTGCCATGACCTTGGAGGTTGCAATACCCCAGATTTTACGGCAACAAAGCTTAGGCACTGAGGCTTGTCATAGAAGTGTGGAAAATTAAACCGAAGCCACAAGTGTgaaaaaaatgacaaaatattGTGTCTATGACATGGGAGCAACACACTTGTAAAAAACCGTGGCATACACAGGCCTAGGCATGGTAAACGGTGGCTGAGAACCTAAATCTGTGCAAAGAGGATTTCATTCCACGTGTCTGGGATACCAGGTAGGCACCAGTGCGAGCAATCGTATTTGACACTTTGTGAGTTCAAAGTATGATCTGCGACATGGGCTTCGCTTCGTAGTTGTGAGATAGAAGTAATATCCAAAAGCTTAACCCGAGTTCCAGTTACTGCATGCTCCGCAGGTAGGTCACCTGAATGGTCCCCGAAGACCTCGCTTCCACTAGACAACGGGGTGGTACTATTACAGCTACCCCCAGTGTTCCAGTCGCCATGTAGGAAATGGCTTGGTGACTTTGTTCTCAGGAAAACTTTCATATGAGGACGATGTATGAGTTCTGAATCCAGCCATCTTACGATGTTGTGCAGCTTAAGGTTCCTGAATGGGCTGAGGTCTTCCGGCAGCGTACCTTTTACTAGAGGCTTGCCATCAGCATACAACTCCCAGTTATTTTGGCTGAATTTCACTTTGTTCCAGTGATGGCCAGTGTTGAGAACAAGGGTATCAAAACTATGGAGATACTTCTTCAAGAATCTTGCTGGACGATCAAGATGCAGTGCGTAGCTTGTCGACAAACTTGTCGTGTTCGTCAATGGCTCCAATTCACATAGACTAGCAGACCAATAGAAAAGAACAGTGGTGTTAGTTCCTGGAAATCGATAAGCCAAGGTGTGACCTTTTGGAGCATGTGGAACTTTGGCAAGACCATATTTCCGCCCAACCTTTTCAACCTTAGGGCGTTTACCGCCTGTAGCAATGCACATCATAGACAGAAACTGCTGTCTACCAAGCGAATCACCCACAAAAGCTAGAGTTTTGTGTCTCATCCTGTAAGCCTTAGATGTAAGATCTCAAGAAAACTACGCTATTATCCAATCCTTCAAGGTGATGTAAAACGAAGCTAAGATGGTACATTACCTATTCAAAAAGTTCGGCCCTGAAAACTCCGGCATCTTACAACCATATGGCTGCCACCTGTAGCCCTCGAACGATAAATCTGTCCGACCCATCGCGTCGCAATTGTATTTTTTTGGCAGCCATCGCTTGCACTCATAACCGGAGTAGAGTGGCCGCTTCTCATCTCCTATCCACTTGCCTTTTGCATAGTTACATTCTACCAGGTAAACAATAATAACATTATAAATTACTTTAGGCTGTGGAAAGTAATTTTCAGAATTAGCAAGTGCGATGTGCACATAATAAACTATTAATTTCATCCCATCAAATGATCAATTGTCCAACGGTCTCACCAAGTCATTGGGAATACAAAAACTGGGAGCGCCATCACACAATCTCAACCTCATTAGTTGTGATTAAGAggaatgttaaaaaaattattttgtttGTTTACATGGTTTGATTAGAACGTAGGTAAGTTGATATCTTGACCCTATTTTGGTACTGATCTTACACTCTCCCATGTAATGCTTGTGATATATAGAGCCTCATATGCCGCTGGGGGCATGGGACTAGGCGAAACAATCTATTGTAGTAGTTTTACAAAGGTGTGGAGAGAGAGGACTATGGACATTAAAGTTAATGATGGCATTTGCCATAACTTGTTGACTATGAAGTTGTTGAGACAAGTTGATTCAGTGTCTGCAATCCGTTTCAATGTTATTGCTGGCATGTTTGACATCCTTGTTGCGAGGCAAAGGAGAATTGTCCGGTTGGNNNNNNNNNNNNNNNNNNNNNNNNNNNNNNNNNNNNNNNNNNNNNNNNNNNNNNNNNNNNNNNNNNNNNNNNNNNNNNNNNNNNNNNNNNNNNNNNNNNNtcctggctccggtgttcgatcctccaataatgatgaaacatgcaaaatagatgaaataacataagtattgtgtcccaatatgaaatatatcaatgaataacagcaaattatgatataaaatagtgatgcaaattggacgtatcaatcggctctttgagccgattcacaggataacctgagagccgatcgaggctcgtatttaacgtttacgtgtgaacACACTGAGGAAACTAagcaggcatcatccacaccttcctgacccgaGGTATAGGTcggagtggcacgcccttgcggttggcatcggcgcgtgcgaccgggggcTGCGGGCGTCGCTCGAGGAAGCGGggcccagccgcagccctagttgttcccggctctgcggtgttgcccgtctctgcccgccggggtttggctctttgagccgattcacagataacctgagagccgatcgaggctcgtatttaacgtttacgtgtgtgccctgcaggaaactaagcgaggcatcatccacaccttcctgaccaggtataggtcaggtggcacgcccttgcagttggcatcggcgcgtgcgaccaggaggctttgcgggccgtcgctctgagggactggggccagccgcagccctagttgttcccggctctacggtgttgcccgtctctgcccgccagggggtttctgacgtcaacaagttCATGATTTCAGACCGTGAGAGAAGTTCATCGGAGCAGATCGTGTGAactggtataattagggattaaagTTCCTTGTTTTGGTCAATGCCGGTCGACACATTAGGCCGAAATGCTTAAGCAGCATGTCCATGCACATATATAGCTGCAATCTATGGAAGGACGTGCATTGGATTGTGGAACAACATGTCCAtggtgtggctcatgacaagagaaATCACGTTCGGTAATGGGTAAATTGATGGTCTAATATGTTTccatgcaaaaacaaaaaaagaaaagttaGAGAAAAACTTGGACGTGGCTTCGAAATATTGGAAAGGGGTAAATTTGGACGTAACTTTTGCTAATTGGGGTAGGTAGGATGAAAATTTGATAAATGGAGTAATTActgtcaaaacttctaaaatagaGGGTAAAAATTAGAATTTACTCAAAAAAGAATTATCTTGGCGAGCTCCACCACTGCAGAAATGCTTAGCGTACTATATGGTAGCTCTACATCGGCACTGTGGTGGGTCGTCCATGAATAATCAGTCATATACGATGCGTTTAATTCAGCATCTCTTTCAATCTCTCTTTGAGCACAACACAAGGAGACGCACATAATGCACACTATGCATTCTGTTGGTTTTGAAACCGAGACCAAAAGTGGGAGGTTCCACTGTGGTATTTCACTAAGATAGTGCAGGCATCAAACTTGGGTAGACCACTTCATGTGCGGCGAGTAATA includes:
- the LOC124687878 gene encoding protein trichome birefringence-like 14 — translated: MKLIVYYVHIALANSENYFPQPKVIYNVIIVYLVECNYAKGKWIGDEKRPLYSGYECKRWLPKKYNCDAMGRTDLSFEGYRWQPYGCKMPEFSGPNFLNRMRHKTLAFVGDSLGRQQFLSMMCIATGGKRPKVEKVGRKYGLAKVPHAPKGHTLAYRFPGTNTTVLFYWSASLCELEPLTNTTSLSTSYALHLDRPARFLKKYLHSFDTLVLNTGHHWNKVKFSQNNWELYADGKPLVKGTLPEDLSPFRNLKLHNIVRWLDSELIHRPHMKVFLRTKSPSHFLHGDWNTGGSCNSTTPLSSGSEVFGDHSGDLPAEHAVTGTRVKLLDITSISQLRSEAHVADHTLNSQSVKYDCSHWCLPGIPDTWNEILFAQI